The proteins below come from a single Pichia kudriavzevii chromosome 2, complete sequence genomic window:
- a CDS encoding uncharacterized protein (PKUD0B00800; similar to Saccharomyces cerevisiae YGL247W (BRR6); ancestral locus Anc_3.571), whose product MFGYVSLSGFFIRTDFRFFETMEEIAKDDLNGPATSTPEKLNGKFKLDLSEVSKNVVNLTPKGDHNSPGYQDKKYPDPVMNVPNQGDTFYSESLNRLRMLDQSTNYHIDKNDIEDHDLTPLFKKLPSNKFQISSSTPINEKVVGDPNYKEIKFSKGTRNIFNLSPDIETMKTNVNISSISSSNPVKCAFNVFDKKNVSFSSRNSSFASKCLHKPRKRPKKSENSSFSDMFETHTSTQERNHLATSYSQSQKINTTGINSSTSHSFNGNKISFYEFVQSLVSDPERIANFTLILQVTLNVILVLIFLGFGAFAFIAIKRDVDRKISIYVSDVLHQINSCRREYLRNNCAPEMRVPALEYKCNQWDACMEQDPESVITSMAYFEVLADCMNAFFHNITLKSLLGIGCLTLFCVVAPNIIFSKFRSTTINSAQYTPERINSDEILAVKQGPNKPPLHTPISESDRIHDAGNSNVASNRKQLTGTSVRFNPNISYSFYDLDNDEKNQSDLKNEIVESEEDDDSLPGNQRILMGA is encoded by the coding sequence ATGTTTGGGTATGTATCTCTTTCTGGTTTCTTTATAAGAACAGATTTCCGCTTTTTTGAAACTATGGAGGAAATTGCCAAAGATGACTTGAACGGGCCTGCCACATCAACGCCCGAAAAGTTGAATGGCAAGTTCAAACTGGATTTGAGTGAGGTGTCTAAAAATGTGGTAAACTTAACCCCGAAGGGGGATCACAATTCTCCAGGATACCAAGATAAAAAGTACCCAGATCCTGTCATGAATGTTCCAAATCAAGGTGACACTTTTTATTCTGAATCACTAAATAGGTTAAGAATGCTGGATCAAAGCACAAACTATCATATAGACAAAAATGACATTGAAGATCATGATTTAACTCCActtttcaagaaacttCCTTCTAATAAATTTCAGATAAGTTCGTCTACACCAATAAACGAAAAAGTGGTTGGCGATCCGAATtacaaagaaataaagTTTAGTAAAGGAACAAGAAATATCTTTAATTTGAGCCCCGATATAGAAACTATGAAAACAAATGTTAATATAAGTTCAATTAGTAGCTCTAATCCTGTCAAATGTGCATTCAATGTATTcgataaaaaaaatgtttctttttcatctaGAAACTCATCATTTGCTTCGAAGTGTTTGCATAAACCAAGGAAAAGACCtaaaaaatcagaaaattCTAGCTTCTCCGATATGTTCGAAACTCATACCAGTACCCAAGAAAGAAACCACCTTGCTACCAGCTATAGTCAAAGtcaaaaaatcaatacGACGGGAATTAATAGCAGCACATCCCACTCGTTTAATGGTAATAAGATTTCCTTTTATGAATTTGTACAATCCCTTGTGTCTGATCCTGAACGTATTGCAAATTTCACTTTAATTCTACAGGTAACTTTAAATGTGATTCTGGTTCTTAtatttcttggatttggCGCATTCGCATTTATAGCTATAAAACGTGACGTTGACAGGAAAATTTCAATCTATGTCAGTGATGTGcttcatcaaataaattcaTGCCGAAGAGAGTATTTGAGGAATAACTGCGCACCAGAAATGAGAGTTCCTGCGTTAGAATATAAATGCAATCAGTGGGATGCCTGCATGGAACAAGACCCAGAATCAGTGATTACATCAATGGCATATTTTGAGGTTTTGGCTGATTGCATGAATGCGTTTTTCCATAATATTACGTTGAAATCTTTGCTGGGCATCGGGTGTTTAACACTATTTTGCGTTGTTGCACctaatattattttttcgAAATTTAGATCAACAACTATCAATAGTGCTCAATATACACCAGAGAGAATAAATTCTGATGAGATACTTGCCGTGAAACAAGGACCGAATAAACCACCTCTTCATACCCCAATTTCAGAGAGTGATCGAATACATGACGCCGGAAATTCCAATGTTGCGAGCAACCGTAAACAATTGACAGGCACTTCGGTGAGATTTAATCCTAATATTAGTTACAGTTTCTATGATCTTGATAATGACGAAAAGAATCAGAgtgatttgaaaaatgagaTCGTagaaagtgaagaagatgatgacaGCCTCCCAGGGAACCAGAGAATACTGATGGGCGCATAA
- a CDS encoding uncharacterized protein (PKUD0B00790; Pfam Domains: Mem_trans(2.5e-33)), translated as MSVHSDLPLGQVIYTAVKPIFKIYLIMAVGFYLARKNILTVDTSRNISSIALNVLIPSISFQKIVTNINNTMIKEIATIVIVGFFMMFSQALIIFGVGVAAGCPRNWWGGLILCGLLPNISDLPIAYLQTMETAGIFANVDLGVSFVMIYLCLQMIIQFPAGSYRLVEWDFKTERLMQQKSDKEKGADGANDIGDLEQCVNIDGDSVNYNIGNNENNQNNDNDNDDNNDNHNVNDADQGHNTSSHSSLSKELHQIPGSNNIPNVIVGATDSSTMLSSIDSESLNSNASRLTPRSSNFHELAHQASIVRKTTQNSGNDLRRNISHISNISMLQNDKIDQPPEDLNDIVRVYSKYNNSAVAPDVPTPQTSKTIQSELKKSINLKKIGKNEQKFQHKFISSIKKIDWKSTIKETLHIILDSLKMPASFVLIISIVICMIPWVQALFVNSPQVKLPPAPDKQPPLSFIMDFAGYIANAQVPFGLLLLGGTIGRLKIETFPKKYWKVPVSIMFMRLFIFPVIGCAFNSKIHKDGLFYGQDILYFLSNINFCLPPATSLLYLTAFYTPIDGKYHVQMDLLSLVYISHYIFLVVCLPFTATYTMKVSLGY; from the coding sequence ATGTCAGTGCATTCAGACCTACCTCTCGGCCAGGTCATATATACAGCCGTTAAGCCGATTTTCAAGATCTATCTTATTATGGCTGTCGGGTTCTACCTTGCAAGGAAGAACATTTTAACCGTCGATACGTCCAGAAACATCTCTTCGATAGCCCTCAATGTGTTGATTCCGagcatttcttttcagAAAATCGTCActaacatcaacaacacaaTGATCAAGGAAATAGCAACAATTGTCATTGTAGGTTTCTTTATGATGTTCTCACAGGCCTTGATTATCTTTGGTGTTGGTGTAGCAGCTGGATGTCCTCGGAATTGGTGGGGCGGGTTGATTCTCTGTGGACTACTTCCCAATATATCTGATTTGCCAATTGCCTACTTGCAAACAATGGAAACGGCTGGAATTTTCGCAAATGTCGATCTAGGGGTCTCGTTTGTCATGATTTATTTGTGCTTACAGATGATTATACAGTTTCCGGCGGGTTCTTACAGATTGGTGGAATGGGATTTCAAGACTGAGAGGCTAATGCAACAGAAGTCGGATAAGGAGAAGGGTGCCGATGGTGCCAATGATATTGGCGATCTTGAACAGTGTGTAAACATTGATGGTGATAGCGTTAACTACAACATTGGCAATAATGAGAATAACcaaaataatgataatgataatgatgataataatgataatcATAACGTTAATGACGCTGATCAGGGTCACAATACATCTTCACATAGTTCGTTATCTAAGGAACTTCACCAAATACCCGGCTCAAATAACATCCCAAATGTAATTGTGGGAGCTACCGATAGCAGCACGATGTTGTCGAGCATAGATTCAGAATCTTTAAATTCCAACGCTTCACGTTTAACTCCCAGATCTTCCAACTTCCATGAGTTGGCACATCAGGCTTCCATTGTTAGAAAAACTACCCAGAATTCCGGAAATGATCTACGAAGGAACATAAGTCATATCTCAAATATATCCATGcttcaaaatgataaaattgatcaacCCCCAGAAGATTTAAACGATATAGTGAGAGTATATTCGAAATACAACAACTCTGCGGTAGCTCCTGATGTTCCTACACCACAAACTAGCAAGACAATTCAATCAGAACTGAAAAAGAGCATaaatctgaagaaaattgGTAAAAACGaacaaaaatttcagcATAAGTTTATTTCCtctataaagaaaatcgaCTGGAAATCAACTATAAAGGAGACTCTTCACATTATCTTAGACTCTTTGAAAATGCCAGcatcttttgttttgattatATCTATCGTTATATGTATGATTCCATGGGTGCAAGCATTATTTGTGAACTCGCCCCAAGTCAAACTACCACCAGCTCCTGATAAACAACCACCTCTTTCCTTTATTATGGATTTTGCTGGTTACATAGCAAATGCTCAAGTGCCATTTGGTTTATTATTACTAGGGGGTACCATTGGTAGATTGAAAATTGAGACATTcccaaaaaaatattggaaagTTCCCGTATCCATCATGTTCATGAGGCTATTTATATTCCCGGTTATTGGTTGTGCCTTCAACTCAAAAATTCATAAGGACGGGTTATTCTATGGCCAAGATATTCTCTATTTCTTGTCGAACATCAACTTTTGTTTGCCTCCAGCAACTTCATTATTATACCTAACTGCATTTTATACACCTATTGATGGCAAATATCACGTGCAGATGGATCTTCTATCTCTGGTGTATATTTCTCACTACATTTTCTTGGTAGTTTGTTTACCATTCACAGCGACATATACAATGAAAGTTTCTCTTGGTTACTAG
- a CDS encoding uncharacterized protein (PKUD0B00810; similar to Saccharomyces cerevisiae YER068W (MOT2); ancestral locus Anc_7.249) encodes MSYDNNSDYLFSEDEDDICPLCCEDMDITDKNFKPCPCGYQICQFCYNNIRTNPELNGKCPACRRLYEDKNIEYRNITAEEWKLQKAKIEKKKREKKLLEKERKDAEQAKRHHLAGMRVIQKNLVYVVGLNPPCSYDDLIPLLKSEKYFGQYGKINKIVINKRNPNQVSSFHQSSSNPGYGVYVTFARKEDATRCIAAVDGSISDGKVLKAAYGTTKYCSSYLRGQPCPNPNCMFLHEPGEEADSYSRHDLTSKASSKEKIEDYDFSPQNSPRPQLSQLNSNNSNINLQSGNMFTSKPLPSENEGPALPPTVSWAKVKPQGGSLPSSDPITASLSASAFPSLNDALYQNKTSSQTDLQQQVNQLQKQQQFQLQQLLQKSQQLQKQQQDQQDASNQDEATNNQVHPKKKEKKEKDHQSPVVLDISAISFKGVSDSLKHMDESNFTYSIDDKFKTPEFSISSNIRLFHCLDLGALPNEKKLGLMNEEDKSRLSVLTESLLFSPFTRNYNYRAYLQAANASKIKAAQAQAQAEAEAVALGSPEQLKSTLTPSQIQAQLQHSSSFSSGVNPTQAFLQQRLMQQQQQQQQQKILDPRVSASASPIPPPPGLHSNIGNDAKSNSQELLSQLMGKKVTV; translated from the coding sequence ATGTCTTACGATAACAACAGTGATTACCTTTTCTCAGAAgacgaagatgatattTGTCCACTATGTTGTGAGGATATGGATATCACAGATAAAAACTTCAAACCATGTCCATGTGGTTATCAAATCTGTCAGTTCTGCTATAATAACATTAGAACTAACCCAGAATTGAATGGAAAATGTCCGGCATGCCGTAGACTCTATGAAGATAAAAACATTGAATACAGAAATATCACAGCAGAAGAATGGAAACTTCAGAAGgctaaaattgaaaagaaaaaaagagagaagaaacTACTTGAAAAGGAGAGAAAGGATGCAGAACAAGCGAAACGACATCACCTAGCTGGTATGAGGGTAATACAAAAGAATTTAGTGTATGTTGTGGGTCTCAATCCACCCTGTTCTTACGATGACCTAATTCCCCTGCTTAAATCAGAGAAATACTTTGGTCAGTATGGTAAAATTAATAAGATTGTgatcaacaaaagaaatccTAACCAGGTGAGCTCATTCCACCAGTCTTCCTCTAATCCGGGCTATGGTGTTTATGTTACTTTTGCGAGGAAAGAAGATGCGACTAGATGTATTGCAGCTGTCGATGGATCCATCAGCGATGGTAAAGTTTTAAAGGCAGCATATGGTACAACTAAGTACTGCTCCTCTTATCTTAGAGGTCAACCATGTCCTAATCCAAATTGTATGTTTTTACATGAACCTGGTGAAGAAGCTGACTCTTATTCTAGACATGATTTAACTTCTAAAGCAAGCagcaaagagaaaattgaggaCTATGATTTTTCCCCTCAAAATTCACCTCGTCCTCAGCTCTCTCAACTGAACTCGAATAATTCTAATATCAATTTACAATCTGGGAATATGTTCACATCCAAGCCCTTGCCAAGTGAAAATGAAGGCCCTGCGTTACCTCCTACTGTTTCTTGGGCAAAAGTCAAGCCACAAGGTGGTTCTCTTCCATCATCTGATCCGATAACTGCGTCTCTTTCTGCATCCGCATTTCCTTCACTAAACGACGCACTctatcaaaataaaaccaGTTCGCAAACAGACTTACAGCAGCAGGTTAACCAATTGCAAAAGCagcaacaatttcaattgcaGCAGTTACTTCAAAAATCACAGCAGCTACAGAAACAGCAACAGGATCAACAAGATGCCTCCAACCAGGATGAGGCAACGAACAATCAAGTACACcccaaaaagaaagaaaagaaagaaaaagatcaTCAAAGCCCAGTTGTCTTGGATATATCTGCAATTTCTTTCAAGGGAGTGTCAGATTCGCTTAAACACATGGATGAGAGTAATTTCACATACTCTATAGAcgataaattcaaaacacctgaattttcaatctcatcCAACATCAGGCTATTCCATTGCTTGGATTTGGGAGCGttaccaaatgaaaaaaaattaggTTTGATGAATGAGGAAGATAAATCTCGCCTTTCTGTTTTGACCGAATCGTTACTATTTTCACCATTTACTAGGAACTACAATTACAGGGCATATCTCCAAGCTGCAAATGCATCTAAAATCAAGGCtgcacaagcacaagcacaagcgGAAGCGGAAGCTGTAGCCCTTGGATCGCCTGAACAACTAAAATCTACTTTGACACCGTCACAAATCCAAGCACAATTGCAGCACTCATCTAGCTTTAGTTCTGGCGTAAACCCTACCCAAGCATTCCTTCAACAAAGATTaatgcaacaacagcaacagcaacagcaacaaaagATTCTGGATCCTAGAGTTTCTGCTTCCGCATCACCTATTCCACCACCACCGGGATTGCACAGTAATATAGGAAATGATGCCAAATCAAATAGTCAGGAATTATTGTCACAGTTAATGGGCAAGAAAGTCACAGTATAA